From a region of the Zingiber officinale cultivar Zhangliang chromosome 4B, Zo_v1.1, whole genome shotgun sequence genome:
- the LOC121978141 gene encoding AT-hook motif nuclear-localized protein 19-like yields the protein MNEATIYSGYPHRTDRQTGESLTGGAIGAPTTRTDNHYAVDDDDIGGEPKEGGLRLPRRGRPLGSKNKPKPPVLIIRESPDAVRSLVMEVALGSDVAASIAHFSRRRQCGVSVLSATGEVVDVTLRQPAFAALALQGRFDILSLAGTFLPGLAPPGSAGLTVYLVGGEGWVVGGGIAGPLVAAGPVMVVAATFRNAAYEKLPLEEEEEVEAGGCGGLEEPSLLNVYKNLPPNLVSKGRRAAPAAGN from the coding sequence ATGAATGAAGCTACGATCTACTCCGGCTACCCACACCGCACCGATCGACAAACTGGCGAATCCTTGACCGGCGGCGCAATTGGGGCGCCCACGACCCGCACTGACAACCACTACGCCGTCGACGATGATGACATCGGCGGCGAGCCTAAAGAAGGCGGCCTCCGCCTTCCCCGCCGGGGCCGTCCACTGGGGTCCAAGAACAAGCCCAAGCCCCCTGTCTTGATCATCCGCGAAAGCCCAGACGCGGTCCGCAGCCTCGTCATGGAGGTGGCTCTTGGCTCCGATGTGGCCGCTAGCATCGCACACTTCTCGCGCCGCCGCCAGTGCGGCGTCAGCGTCCTCAGCGCCACCGGCGAGGTCGTCGACGTCACGCTCCGCCAGCCCGCCTTCGCCGCGTTGGCCCTGCAGGGGCGCTTTGATATCCTGTCGCTGGCCGGCACGTTCCTCCCTGGGCTGGCGCCGCCGGGGAGCGCTGGGTTGACTGTGTACCTCGTCGGCGGGGAGGGGTGGGTGGTCGGGGGAGGCATAGCGGGGCCGCTCGTCGCGGCTGGGCCTGTCATGGTAGTGGCCGCCACGTTTCGCAATGCCGCCTACGAGAAGTTGCCactcgaggaggaggaggaggttgaAGCCGGCGGCTGCGGCGGACTGGAGGAGCCATCGTTGTTGAATGTTTACAAGAACTTGCCACCCAATCTAGTGTCCAAGGGCCGAAGGGCGGCGCCGGCGGCGGGCAATTAA